A segment of the bacterium genome:
GTTCGCATCGGCCGGATCCGGCAGCACCGTGTTCGACACGCCCCTCGGCCCGGCGGGGTTCGCCTGGACCCCCCGCGGCGTGACCCACCTGGAGATCGGCCATGCCGATGCGGCGGCCACGCTCGCCGCCCTGGCCGCCCGGACCGCCGACGCGCCCGCGCCCCGGCGGCTACCGGCGCCCGCCAGGGCCCTGGTCGAACGTCTCCGCCGGCACCTGGGCAAGGGCGGCGAGGACTTCGTCGACGTGCCGGTCGACACGCCGCAGGCGTCGGCGTTCTCGCGGCAGGTGTGGCGGGCGCTGCGGAAGGTGCCGGCGGGCAGCGTGGTGACCTACGGCGAACTGGCCCGCCGCGCGGGACGACCGGGCGCTGCGCGCGCCATCGGCCGCATCATGGGCGCCAACCCGGTGCCGGTGATCGTGCCCTGTCACCGCTGTGTGGGCGCCGACGGGCGCCTGACCGGATTCTCCGCCGCCGGCGGCACGGTCCTCAAGGCCCGACTGCTGCACGTCGAAGGGTACGTGCGTGATCCCGAGCACGCGGCCGGACTCGCCCACCTGTCCCGCGTCGACCCGAAGCTGCGCGCGATCATCCGGCGGGTCGG
Coding sequences within it:
- a CDS encoding methylated-DNA--[protein]-cysteine S-methyltransferase, yielding MFASAGSGSTVFDTPLGPAGFAWTPRGVTHLEIGHADAAATLAALAARTADAPAPRRLPAPARALVERLRRHLGKGGEDFVDVPVDTPQASAFSRQVWRALRKVPAGSVVTYGELARRAGRPGAARAIGRIMGANPVPVIVPCHRCVGADGRLTGFSAAGGTVLKARLLHVEGYVRDPEHAAGLAHLSRVDPKLRAIIRRVGPYLAVPEPRRPDWDTLVIAIVHQQLSVKAGQTIAGRVRDLTPGPSLPTPSEILALDPTTLRACGLSNAKVAYVRDLAAHVADGRLDLRALHRRDDDEVIAQLTRVKGIGEWSAHMHLIFHLGRLDVLPVGDLGVRMAAARLYGFPEYASPAQLRELGERWRPYRSMASWYLWRALDGGGLK